In the genome of Myxococcales bacterium, one region contains:
- a CDS encoding phenylalanine--tRNA ligase subunit beta, translated as MLVSYRWLCELVPTLAAPASEVAKRLTHAGLEVEAVQEFGLGLDPIVVAEVRTIEPHPTKSGLRLVTVDRGGQEQRVVCGAANVPEPGGRVLLAPLGTVIPGLGPLSPREIAGVKSEGMLVSEEELGLSESSEGILVLDPTLGAPGAKLFDVLPEARDTIFHVGVTPNRPDALGHVGVARDVAALFGLDFRLPEQGTPRRIASDALDSLITIENLDLERCPHYGAAAVLDVSIAPSPEWLRWRLFKLGVRPINNVVDITNLILLGWGQPMHAFDLDRVRGARVVVRRARHEEPFTTLDGTARSLDVDDLVICDGEGPSALAGVMGGQDSEIRDTTRRVLLECAYFTPRGVRRTSRRHALHTESSFRFERGVDFGAVPRVLESAKVLLTELAGGAAVSGAIHAKSADAPLPEVRLRKAKLDALLGLDVPFKEATSILRRLGLDVFEESETEARVRGASWRPDISREADLIEEVARVRGLDEIPTRLPAIAPQTPRTSGNLERRVAAEATALGLSEALTYAFVSPRDLQALGAPPPVVQIKNPLSEGRTVMRTSLLPGLLDSLARARRHGEESVRLFAVGARFLPAAQETTSIARPRDADEAQDLPAERPTFAAIVAGPRPTYLAVPAKVDVFDAKGLAVELTERLTGRSARGRLAAGTPGTAHLHPRGAGEVLVDEVRVGVFGPLHPDVTDAFDLGGEAFVVELDLAAIEALGEKTPRYRPIPRLPPVTRDVALIVDDGVSAEQVEAVIRGAAGELCESVELFDMFRGASVPDGQRSLAFHLVYRDPKAATEPDKARTLTDREVDQRHAEVVKAATERLGGQLRA; from the coding sequence ATGCTGGTCTCGTATCGCTGGCTCTGTGAGCTCGTTCCCACTCTGGCTGCCCCCGCTTCGGAGGTCGCCAAACGCCTGACCCATGCCGGACTCGAGGTCGAGGCAGTGCAAGAGTTTGGCCTCGGCCTGGACCCGATCGTCGTCGCCGAGGTTCGCACGATCGAACCGCACCCGACCAAGAGCGGTCTCCGGCTGGTCACGGTCGATCGCGGTGGGCAAGAGCAGCGAGTGGTGTGTGGCGCAGCCAACGTGCCCGAACCGGGCGGACGTGTGCTGCTGGCTCCCCTCGGCACGGTGATCCCCGGGCTCGGCCCGCTCAGCCCGCGAGAGATTGCGGGGGTGAAGAGTGAGGGCATGCTCGTCAGTGAAGAGGAGCTGGGGCTCTCGGAGTCGAGCGAAGGCATCTTGGTGCTCGACCCCACGCTCGGCGCCCCAGGCGCCAAGCTGTTCGACGTGCTGCCCGAGGCCCGTGACACGATCTTTCACGTTGGCGTCACTCCGAATCGCCCCGACGCTCTCGGACACGTCGGCGTAGCGCGCGACGTGGCAGCGCTGTTCGGCCTCGACTTCCGGCTCCCAGAGCAGGGGACGCCGCGGCGTATCGCCAGCGACGCCCTCGACAGCCTGATCACGATCGAAAATCTGGATCTCGAACGCTGTCCGCACTATGGCGCCGCGGCGGTGCTCGACGTGAGCATTGCCCCCTCGCCGGAGTGGCTGCGCTGGCGGTTGTTCAAGCTCGGTGTGCGCCCCATCAACAACGTCGTCGACATCACGAACTTGATCCTGCTGGGCTGGGGTCAGCCGATGCACGCATTCGATCTCGACCGCGTGCGAGGTGCTCGCGTCGTCGTGCGGCGCGCGCGACACGAAGAGCCCTTCACGACGCTCGATGGAACGGCACGCAGCCTGGACGTGGACGATCTGGTCATCTGCGACGGCGAAGGGCCGAGCGCCCTGGCCGGAGTGATGGGCGGGCAGGACAGCGAAATTCGCGACACCACCCGGCGTGTGCTGCTCGAGTGTGCCTACTTCACCCCGCGAGGGGTTCGGCGAACGTCACGACGTCACGCTCTCCACACCGAGTCGAGCTTTCGCTTCGAGCGCGGGGTCGACTTCGGTGCCGTGCCGCGCGTGCTCGAGAGCGCCAAGGTTCTCTTGACGGAGCTGGCCGGCGGAGCGGCGGTGTCCGGTGCCATTCACGCGAAGTCCGCCGACGCGCCGCTGCCCGAGGTGCGCTTGCGCAAGGCCAAGCTCGACGCGCTGCTCGGCCTCGACGTGCCCTTCAAAGAGGCCACGTCCATCCTGCGCCGGCTGGGTCTGGACGTCTTCGAAGAGTCGGAGACCGAGGCTCGAGTGCGCGGGGCCTCGTGGCGCCCGGACATCTCCCGCGAGGCCGACCTGATCGAAGAGGTCGCGCGAGTGCGGGGGCTCGACGAGATCCCGACTCGACTGCCTGCGATCGCCCCACAAACTCCCCGGACCAGCGGCAACCTGGAGCGCAGAGTCGCCGCCGAAGCGACGGCGCTGGGGCTGTCGGAGGCACTCACCTACGCCTTCGTATCACCGCGCGATCTGCAGGCGCTCGGCGCGCCGCCGCCGGTCGTGCAGATCAAGAACCCACTCAGCGAGGGGCGCACCGTGATGCGGACCAGCTTGCTTCCGGGATTGCTCGACTCACTCGCGCGCGCTCGGCGCCACGGTGAAGAGTCCGTGCGACTGTTCGCCGTCGGCGCTCGGTTTCTGCCCGCGGCGCAAGAGACGACGAGCATTGCGCGCCCGCGCGACGCGGACGAGGCGCAAGACCTGCCCGCCGAACGACCGACCTTCGCTGCAATCGTCGCTGGGCCCAGGCCAACCTACCTGGCGGTGCCGGCCAAGGTGGATGTGTTCGACGCGAAGGGGCTGGCCGTCGAGCTCACCGAGCGTCTGACCGGGCGGTCGGCGCGGGGTCGGCTCGCAGCGGGCACACCTGGCACCGCTCACCTGCACCCGCGCGGGGCCGGCGAGGTGCTGGTGGACGAAGTGCGGGTCGGTGTGTTCGGTCCGCTGCACCCGGACGTGACGGACGCGTTCGATCTCGGGGGCGAGGCGTTCGTCGTAGAGCTCGATCTCGCGGCCATCGAGGCTCTCGGCGAGAAGACTCCGCGTTATCGTCCGATCCCGCGGCTGCCCCCGGTCACGCGTGACGTTGCGCTGATCGTCGACGACGGAGTGAGCGCCGAGCAGGTCGAAGCCGTGATCCGCGGCGCAGCTGGGGAGCTATGTGAGTCGGTCGAGCTCTTCGACATGTTCCGCGGTGCTTCGGTCCCGGACGGACAGCGTTCGCTCGCGTTCCACCTCGTCTATCGAGATCCAAAGGCCGCAACGGAGCCCGACAAGGCGCGCACGCTGACCGACCGCGAGGTCGACCAGCGCCATGCCGAAGTGGTCAAGGCAGCAACCGAGCGCCTCGGTGGACAGCTGCGTGCGTAG
- a CDS encoding nuclear transport factor 2 family protein encodes MTATTTAGDRKPVELMRELFERVLNQRDADALVPYWAPDIVEEFPMETLRGRDAVRRYFAETFAALPDFEIKAKSIVGEGETVFVRWRATGTFSGAPWMGIEATGSRIQLDGIDCFTIRNGLVVSNFVVFDQLAFARQIGMLPKFRSAMDRAMTRAFNLRTKLTRRRR; translated from the coding sequence ATGACGGCAACGACAACGGCCGGGGACCGCAAACCCGTCGAGCTGATGCGTGAGTTATTCGAGCGGGTCTTGAACCAGAGGGACGCCGACGCACTCGTCCCGTACTGGGCTCCGGACATCGTGGAGGAATTCCCGATGGAGACCCTGCGCGGCCGGGACGCGGTCCGGCGTTATTTCGCCGAGACCTTCGCGGCGCTGCCGGACTTCGAGATCAAAGCGAAGAGCATCGTCGGTGAGGGAGAGACGGTGTTCGTGCGCTGGCGAGCCACGGGGACTTTCAGCGGGGCGCCGTGGATGGGCATCGAAGCCACCGGCAGCCGCATTCAGCTCGACGGCATCGACTGTTTCACGATCCGCAACGGCCTCGTCGTCTCCAACTTCGTCGTCTTCGATCAGCTGGCCTTCGCGCGGCAGATCGGCATGCTGCCCAAGTTCCGTTCTGCCATGGACCGCGCGATGACCCGCGCGTTCAACCTCCGCACCAAGCTGACCCGCCGTCGACGTTGA
- a CDS encoding low temperature requirement protein A, which produces MRSRWFHRASLWVPKPGRERKVGWLELFYDLVYVAALVQLGSALASHVSMYGVLAFAGLMIPLWFTWTGFTFYNNRFLVDDAVHRLLVFAQMLAIGAVAASVPRVLDGHFGTFAVAYGIVRVVLVLMYARAHVQVPDARPMTRRYSIGFALGAALWLASAFVPPPWTFFLWAMAQAVDFSTPLGRNAIGIIERYPPDIGHVSERYGILVLIVLGESFVKVLSELAERGLTRETGILGGLGLLVTCTVWWIYFDDVAGARIKPRRLGTVLWVYAHLPLAIAVTALGVSLKKAVNLSFEDIGSAKYRWLFSVSLALSLAAVGFIDWLTERRESDFPDDARVTARFVSAGLVLTLGVVGGFVPTWVWLALIAFVCVAQVAFDISMSPREADHHAHTSAEHHAAKEEATPESAAPAWSTPPESATPPRRWDPNEAVRRGAPSALRRDLYIYFIEGSWWRLFGACAFAYGFGNLVFASLYLLDPSGIANAKPGSFQDAYFFSVQTMATIGYGNLHPASTYADVLVTIEAALSLVSVAVVTGLVFAKLARPSSGVLFSKVMTVEMREGKPTLMFRVANARGNDVVEASLKVTVLRDEDTPEGHKIRRLRDLPLERSTQPLFVLSWLVFHRLDETSPLRDLTPENATTSLRGFVCTLMGHDGTYGTTTYARKLYYPEDIRWGHRFEDVISDLPDGRLVIDYDRFDATRPVEPQTDESSA; this is translated from the coding sequence GTGCGGAGTCGCTGGTTTCATCGGGCGTCCTTGTGGGTGCCCAAACCCGGGCGGGAGCGAAAGGTCGGCTGGCTCGAGCTCTTTTATGATCTCGTCTACGTCGCGGCCCTGGTTCAGCTCGGCTCGGCCCTCGCATCTCACGTCAGCATGTACGGCGTGCTGGCCTTTGCCGGCCTGATGATCCCGCTGTGGTTCACCTGGACCGGGTTCACCTTCTACAACAACCGCTTCCTGGTCGACGACGCGGTGCACCGCCTGTTGGTGTTCGCGCAGATGCTGGCCATCGGTGCGGTCGCTGCGAGCGTGCCGCGGGTGCTCGACGGGCATTTCGGGACCTTCGCCGTTGCCTACGGCATCGTGCGCGTCGTCCTGGTCCTGATGTACGCGAGGGCGCACGTCCAGGTCCCCGATGCGCGTCCGATGACGCGTCGTTACTCGATTGGTTTCGCGCTCGGCGCAGCGCTGTGGCTGGCCAGTGCATTCGTGCCGCCGCCGTGGACGTTCTTCTTGTGGGCGATGGCCCAGGCGGTCGATTTTTCGACGCCGCTGGGGCGTAACGCCATCGGGATCATCGAGCGTTACCCGCCCGACATCGGGCACGTGTCGGAGCGCTACGGCATCCTGGTCTTGATCGTGCTCGGCGAGTCCTTCGTCAAGGTCCTGAGCGAGCTGGCGGAGCGCGGCCTCACCCGCGAGACCGGCATTCTCGGCGGCCTCGGACTGCTCGTCACCTGCACCGTCTGGTGGATCTACTTCGATGACGTGGCGGGCGCGCGAATCAAACCGCGGCGCCTGGGCACTGTGCTCTGGGTCTACGCCCACCTGCCGCTCGCCATCGCCGTGACGGCGCTCGGGGTCTCGCTGAAGAAGGCGGTCAACCTCAGCTTCGAGGACATTGGCAGCGCCAAATACCGCTGGCTCTTCTCCGTCAGCTTGGCGCTCTCTCTCGCCGCGGTGGGGTTCATCGACTGGCTGACCGAGCGCCGCGAGTCCGACTTTCCGGACGACGCCCGCGTCACGGCGCGCTTCGTCTCGGCGGGCCTGGTGTTGACCCTCGGTGTGGTCGGCGGCTTCGTCCCGACCTGGGTCTGGCTCGCCTTGATCGCATTCGTTTGTGTGGCGCAGGTGGCCTTCGACATTTCGATGTCACCGCGCGAAGCGGACCATCACGCCCACACGAGCGCCGAGCACCACGCGGCGAAAGAGGAGGCCACCCCGGAGAGCGCAGCTCCCGCTTGGAGCACGCCGCCCGAGTCCGCGACGCCACCGCGGCGCTGGGATCCGAACGAGGCGGTGCGTCGCGGCGCGCCGAGCGCGTTGCGACGAGATCTCTACATCTATTTCATCGAAGGGTCCTGGTGGCGGCTGTTCGGAGCGTGTGCGTTCGCCTACGGGTTCGGCAACCTGGTGTTTGCGTCGCTGTACCTGCTCGACCCGAGCGGGATCGCCAACGCCAAACCCGGATCGTTCCAGGACGCCTATTTCTTCAGCGTGCAGACCATGGCCACGATTGGCTACGGCAACCTGCACCCTGCCAGCACCTACGCCGACGTGCTGGTCACGATCGAAGCAGCCCTGTCGTTGGTCAGTGTCGCGGTGGTGACCGGCTTGGTCTTCGCGAAGCTCGCACGGCCGAGCTCCGGCGTGCTGTTCAGCAAGGTCATGACCGTCGAGATGCGAGAGGGCAAACCGACCCTGATGTTCCGGGTCGCCAACGCCCGGGGCAACGACGTGGTCGAGGCGAGCCTGAAGGTCACGGTGCTCCGGGACGAGGACACGCCGGAGGGGCACAAGATCCGGCGACTGCGCGATCTCCCGCTCGAACGCTCGACCCAGCCCTTGTTCGTGCTGTCCTGGCTGGTCTTCCACCGCCTCGACGAGACGAGTCCGCTCCGAGACCTGACGCCGGAGAACGCCACGACATCTCTGCGAGGGTTCGTTTGCACCCTGATGGGCCACGACGGGACCTACGGCACCACGACGTACGCGCGGAAGCTCTATTATCCCGAAGACATTCGCTGGGGCCATCGCTTCGAGGACGTCATCAGCGACCTACCCGATGGCCGTCTGGTGATCGACTACGACCGCTTCGACGCAACACGACCGGTCGAGCCGCAGACTGACGAGTCATCAGCCTGA
- a CDS encoding AarF/ABC1/UbiB kinase family protein: MSERHRRLPEGRFGRVTRLATLGARTGVSLLSGRGAEQAAERAAEVLGTLRGLAAKVGQMASYVDGFVPEEQRTLYEGALKSLQMAAPTSSATEIRRVIEDELGAPVDRLFAEFDEEPFASASIGQVHRAVLEDGRAVAVKVQHPGIERAIESDLANAGMLTSLIAGMGPRTLEAKRVLEEVKARFREELDYRLEAEQQRRFAEMHAGDEAVMIPAVIAARSGRRVMTSVLVEGADLDAAAAASPAERRAWGKTLWRFVFRGNLVGGRFNADPHPGNYLFQDDGRIWFLDFGCVQVIEPVQQAKALRLHSTAIVGDEPAFGRAVADLLGTRGGSWEEATVAYTRRCFRPLFEAPFHMERDYVAGLVSDIQSMKKLMLDRKSRFVQMPEGMVFMNRLQFGFYSVLARLDVDIDYRSEEREFLDRAGLL, from the coding sequence GTGTCCGAGCGTCATCGTCGGCTGCCGGAGGGGCGTTTCGGACGGGTAACCCGCCTGGCCACGCTCGGCGCCCGAACGGGTGTGAGCTTGCTCTCGGGCCGCGGCGCGGAGCAGGCGGCGGAGCGAGCCGCCGAGGTCCTGGGCACGCTGCGAGGGCTGGCGGCGAAGGTCGGGCAGATGGCGAGCTACGTGGATGGTTTCGTCCCCGAGGAACAACGCACGCTCTACGAGGGGGCGCTGAAGTCGTTGCAGATGGCGGCACCGACCTCGTCCGCGACGGAGATCCGGCGTGTCATCGAGGACGAGCTCGGCGCACCGGTGGACCGGCTCTTCGCCGAGTTCGACGAGGAACCGTTCGCGAGCGCGTCCATCGGCCAGGTGCATCGTGCGGTGCTCGAAGACGGCCGCGCCGTTGCTGTCAAGGTGCAGCACCCTGGCATCGAGCGAGCCATCGAGAGTGATCTGGCCAACGCGGGCATGCTGACCTCGCTCATCGCCGGCATGGGCCCAAGGACCCTGGAGGCCAAGCGTGTCCTCGAGGAGGTCAAGGCGCGCTTCCGCGAGGAGCTGGACTATCGGCTCGAAGCCGAACAACAGCGGCGTTTCGCCGAGATGCACGCCGGCGACGAGGCCGTCATGATTCCGGCGGTGATCGCCGCCCGCTCGGGTCGGCGGGTCATGACCAGCGTCCTGGTCGAAGGCGCAGATCTCGACGCGGCCGCCGCCGCGAGCCCGGCCGAGCGGCGCGCGTGGGGCAAGACGCTCTGGCGCTTCGTGTTTCGAGGCAATCTGGTGGGCGGGCGTTTCAACGCCGACCCACACCCGGGCAACTACTTGTTTCAGGACGACGGTCGCATCTGGTTTCTCGACTTCGGCTGTGTGCAGGTCATCGAGCCCGTGCAGCAAGCAAAGGCGCTGCGGCTCCACTCCACCGCCATTGTCGGCGACGAGCCCGCCTTTGGCCGGGCGGTGGCCGACCTGCTCGGGACTCGAGGAGGAAGCTGGGAAGAGGCCACCGTGGCCTACACACGGCGGTGTTTCCGCCCATTGTTCGAGGCACCGTTCCACATGGAGCGTGACTACGTCGCCGGGTTGGTCTCCGACATCCAGAGTATGAAGAAGTTGATGCTCGATCGGAAGTCGCGCTTCGTGCAGATGCCGGAGGGCATGGTCTTCATGAATCGTTTGCAGTTCGGCTTCTACTCCGTGCTCGCGCGCCTCGACGTCGACATCGACTATCGAAGCGAGGAGCGAGAGTTCCTCGACCGAGCTGGCTTGCTGTAG
- a CDS encoding radical SAM protein → MDSEPNIVERIRGSSERVHIAIGAVCNNNCIFCMEEDREGRYVNNSAMTAERVRWVLESHQGSEEICFTSGEPTTREDLPDFIQLAKELGYRRISMMTNGRRIGHLPYAVALAKRGLNRIYVSIHGHEKALHEGLTRTPDSFGQTVAGLRAAARLAPHGVELHTSTVITRRNLPHLEEIYRFLRGLGVHQVVFNVMQANGRAHTFFDQLFPRYTEIAAEARRALAAIAEPRAMAFLVDIPLCTTEGIPDFNRGYVEKYRHFDLDSRVEMPLENRDARRADGKGRGLTLVTRADLDGAERVKRAECATCRYDAVCEGVWKNYLARYGWDEMVPVVHAAAE, encoded by the coding sequence GTGGATTCCGAGCCCAACATCGTCGAGCGGATCCGGGGGAGCAGTGAGCGGGTGCACATTGCCATTGGCGCGGTGTGCAACAACAACTGCATCTTCTGCATGGAAGAGGATCGCGAGGGTCGCTACGTCAACAACTCCGCGATGACCGCCGAGCGGGTGCGCTGGGTGCTCGAGTCGCATCAGGGGTCCGAGGAGATTTGTTTCACCTCCGGCGAGCCGACCACCCGGGAAGATCTGCCGGACTTCATCCAGCTGGCGAAAGAGCTCGGGTACCGGCGTATCAGCATGATGACCAACGGCCGGCGCATCGGGCATCTGCCCTACGCCGTTGCCCTGGCCAAGCGCGGCCTGAATCGCATCTACGTCTCCATTCATGGCCACGAGAAGGCGTTGCACGAGGGCCTGACCCGCACACCCGACAGTTTCGGGCAGACCGTGGCCGGACTTCGCGCCGCCGCTCGCCTTGCACCCCACGGCGTCGAGCTGCACACCTCGACCGTGATCACTCGGCGCAACCTGCCGCACCTGGAAGAGATCTACCGCTTCCTGCGCGGGCTGGGCGTGCACCAGGTCGTGTTCAACGTGATGCAGGCGAACGGTCGCGCGCACACCTTCTTCGACCAGCTCTTCCCGCGTTATACCGAGATTGCCGCCGAAGCGCGCCGAGCGCTTGCGGCCATTGCCGAGCCGCGCGCGATGGCATTCTTGGTGGACATTCCGCTCTGCACGACGGAAGGCATCCCGGATTTCAACCGCGGCTACGTGGAGAAGTATCGGCACTTCGACCTCGACAGTCGGGTGGAGATGCCGCTCGAGAACCGCGACGCCCGGCGCGCCGACGGCAAGGGCAGGGGACTGACGCTCGTGACGCGTGCCGACCTGGACGGGGCCGAGCGGGTCAAACGTGCGGAGTGTGCGACCTGCCGTTATGACGCCGTGTGTGAGGGCGTCTGGAAGAACTACCTCGCGCGCTACGGCTGGGACGAGATGGTCCCGGTCGTGCACGCGGCAGCCGAGTGA
- a CDS encoding DUF423 domain-containing protein, whose protein sequence is MWIRVAAAFGFLGVALGAFGAHALRGKVSDAHLSAWQTGVLYHLLHAVVLLALGLYARATDTKVDVPASLFAAGIVLFAGSLYALTLTGIGKLGMITPFGGLSFLAGWVALFVVLGRRPA, encoded by the coding sequence ATGTGGATCCGTGTTGCTGCGGCCTTCGGTTTTCTGGGCGTCGCTCTCGGGGCCTTCGGCGCCCACGCGCTCCGGGGCAAGGTCTCCGATGCCCACCTGAGCGCCTGGCAGACCGGGGTGCTCTATCACCTGCTGCACGCAGTCGTCTTGTTGGCGCTCGGCCTGTACGCCCGGGCAACCGACACCAAGGTCGACGTACCGGCTTCACTCTTTGCCGCTGGCATCGTGCTCTTCGCCGGCAGCCTGTACGCCCTCACGCTGACCGGTATCGGCAAGCTCGGAATGATCACGCCGTTTGGCGGTCTGTCTTTCCTGGCCGGATGGGTGGCGCTCTTCGTCGTGCTCGGCCGTCGGCCAGCGTGA
- a CDS encoding ester cyclase, giving the protein MRRALLGVLMVTWIPLGCTATTESPPAPPPAPMPAPMPAPMPAMPPPAPEPVKLSMLDQQKAHMTANVAAWQAHDAKKLAALYADDVAFGYPSMEGWRETKGRAELEKNMGEFFVAFPDAKVTTMRGMHVGDVLVLEWVLNGTHSGDFMGMKPTGKRLGYRGVSLLWFGDKGVKREHMYFDHVTFMAQLGAAPKGMQGRPVMEVPADHQPEWVVAGNNDAEKKNVELVTQFYDTWAKKDSKAFLETLADDAEHTDFSQPKDSPKGKAAAKKEFDAFLKAFPDIKMENKNVWAAGDYVVIEAEMNGTFKGALGPLKPTNKNGTLHGLDVMKTSGGKMVHGWSYGSGAEFAGAFGLMPKPAVKAAPTTKAPAPGKWVAPAPKPKATTPLPPPGIKPGAPATGVQPAPAKAPVAPVPAKPPAPPAGKK; this is encoded by the coding sequence ATGAGGAGAGCGTTGCTCGGCGTGTTGATGGTGACCTGGATCCCGTTGGGCTGTACTGCGACGACCGAGTCGCCGCCCGCGCCGCCCCCGGCACCGATGCCGGCGCCGATGCCGGCACCGATGCCGGCGATGCCGCCGCCTGCCCCCGAGCCCGTCAAGCTCAGCATGTTGGATCAGCAGAAGGCGCACATGACGGCAAACGTTGCCGCGTGGCAGGCGCACGATGCCAAGAAGCTGGCAGCGCTGTACGCAGACGACGTTGCGTTCGGTTACCCGTCGATGGAGGGCTGGCGCGAGACCAAGGGCCGCGCCGAGCTCGAGAAGAACATGGGGGAGTTCTTCGTGGCCTTCCCCGACGCCAAGGTGACCACCATGCGCGGCATGCACGTGGGCGACGTGCTGGTGCTCGAGTGGGTACTCAACGGCACCCACAGCGGCGACTTCATGGGCATGAAACCGACGGGCAAACGCCTCGGTTACCGCGGCGTGAGTCTGCTCTGGTTCGGCGACAAGGGCGTCAAGCGCGAGCACATGTACTTCGACCACGTCACCTTCATGGCGCAGCTCGGTGCCGCACCGAAGGGCATGCAGGGCCGACCGGTGATGGAGGTGCCCGCAGACCATCAGCCCGAGTGGGTGGTGGCTGGCAACAACGACGCGGAGAAGAAGAACGTCGAGCTCGTAACCCAGTTCTACGACACCTGGGCGAAGAAGGACTCGAAGGCGTTCCTCGAGACCTTGGCCGACGACGCCGAGCACACCGACTTCTCGCAGCCGAAGGACTCGCCCAAGGGCAAGGCCGCGGCGAAGAAGGAGTTCGATGCTTTCTTGAAGGCGTTCCCCGACATCAAGATGGAGAACAAGAACGTCTGGGCTGCCGGCGACTACGTGGTGATCGAGGCGGAGATGAACGGCACGTTCAAGGGTGCGCTCGGGCCGCTCAAGCCAACCAACAAGAACGGCACGCTTCACGGCCTCGACGTCATGAAGACCAGCGGTGGCAAGATGGTTCATGGCTGGAGTTACGGTTCCGGAGCCGAGTTCGCGGGCGCCTTCGGCTTGATGCCGAAGCCGGCCGTCAAGGCCGCCCCGACGACGAAGGCACCCGCGCCCGGCAAGTGGGTTGCACCGGCCCCGAAACCAAAGGCCACGACGCCGCTGCCGCCGCCAGGCATCAAGCCGGGCGCGCCGGCAACCGGGGTGCAGCCTGCGCCAGCCAAGGCTCCGGTCGCCCCGGTGCCCGCGAAACCGCCGGCGCCCCCGGCTGGCAAGAAGTGA